In Polaribacter pacificus, the genomic window AAACTTGGAAGAACATTTCTGGGAATGGTTTTCCAACAGGATCTGGTGTAGGTAGAATAGGTCTTGCTGTATATGATGAGAACAATGTGTATGCATTACACGACAGTCAATTTGACTATGTAGCAAAGAAAACGAATGCTAGAAGAGCTCCAGAAGCTTTAGCCTTAAACTCTGACACTTTTAAAAGTATGAGTGCAGAAGACTTTGTCACTCTTGATAACAAAGATATTGACACCTTTTTAAAAGCTCACGGATACCACGATAAATACAGAGCTGCAAATATTAAGAATTTTGTTGCTTCTAGGGCTTTAACTCCTGGTGAGGTTCCTCAGTTTTTAGAAGATAGTCAACTTACAAATGCGGCCCTAGAGGTAACTGGTGCCGAAGTATTTTTTACTAGCAATGGTGGAAAATCTTGGAAGAAAAAGAACAAAGAAAAACTAAGCTTATACTCTTCATATGGGTATTATTTTGGAGAAATCAGAGTACATCCACAAGATAAAAATGCCATCTATATTTTAGGTATTGGCTTAATGAAATCTAAAGATGGTGGAGAAACTTACACTTCTATCGGAAAAGAAAATGTGCATTCAGATCACCAAGCAATGTGGATCAGCCCAACAAAAAAAGGACACCTAATCAACGGAAACGATGGTGGTCTTAACATGAGTTATGACGATGGAGAAAGCTGGAACAAATTAAACTATGCTCCTGTAGGTCAATTTTACTCAGTTTTTGCTGACAATCAAAAGCCTTATAACGTATATGGTGGTTTGCAAGATAACGGTGTTTGGTACGGCCCTCACAATGCAAGAATTAACAAATCATGGCATGGTTCTGGACAAAACCCATTCAAATCAATTATGGGAGGTGACGGTATGCAGGTTCAAGTAGACAGCAGAGATCACAATATTGTGTATACAGGTTCTCAGTTTGGGAGTTATTTTAGATTGAATTTAGCCAATGGAAAACGTACATACATTACTCCAAGAAGTAAGGTAAAAGGTGAAACTTTTAGATTTAACTGGCAGACACCTATCTTATTATCTCCACACAATCAAGACATCGTATATTTTGGAAGCAACAAGCTTCACCGTTCTTTAAATCAAGGAAATGATTGGGAAACAATTTCTGGTGATTTAACATCAGGAGAAAAGAAAGGAAATGTTGCTTACGGTACCTTAACAACTATTAGTGAAAGCCCTTTTAAATTTGGAATGCTATATGTTGGATCGGATGATGGTCATATCAATCTTAGTAAAGATGGTGGTACCACTTGGGAAAACCTTTCTGGATCATTGCCAAAAAACCTATGGGTTTCTAGAGTTATCGCATCGCAACACAAACAAGAGCGTGTTTACGCAACTTTAAACGGTTATCGTTGGGATGATTTCGCAACCTATGTTTATGTATCTGAAAACTACGGAAAAACTTGGAAAAACATCGGAAAAACGATTCCAACATCACCTGTAAATGTAATACGTGAAGATCCTGAAAATTCAGAAATTCTTTACTTAGGAACAGACAATGGTTTGTATGTTAGCTTTAATAGAGGAGACAACTGGCATCCTTTTTCTAATAATCTTCCAAATGTTGCTGTACATGATTTGGTAATTCAACCAGAAGCAAAACATTTAGTTGTAGGAACTCACGGAAGAAGCCTTTATACTGCTGATGTATCTTTGTTGCAAAAAGTAACCAAAGAAATCAGCGCAAAAGAGTTTCATGCATTTGATATAGCACCTGTTAAGTATAATGCTAACTGGGGAAGAGCTCGTTTTGGTAGATTTTCACCAGCACCAAGCGCTGCTATTTCTTATCTTTCAAAATCATCTGCAAAGACTACTGTAAAAGTATATTCAGGTAAAGTTCTTGTCGCTTCAATGAACACGAATATTGAGAGCGGGTTAAATGCAATCAACTATGATCTTCAGTTTTCTAGTAGAGGAAAAAAAGATTTTGAAAAAGCAAACAAGACAACGATTAAAAAAGCAGACAACGGTCACTATTATTTACCTAAAGGAACTTATAGCATCCAATTAAAAGGAGTTACACTTCCTTTGGAAATTAAATAAGCTTTTTTTTAACGCTTTTACGTTTAAAAAAATAAAAACAGTACTTTTATCACATGAAAAAAGTACTGTTTTTTTTTGCAATCTTCCTTAGTTTTCAGAGCTATTCACAATCTAATTGGCAACGTTTTAAAGAGCTCTTACCTGGTCAAAGAACATGGGTGCTTTTACATCCTTTTAAAGCCAAAAAAGCCTATTTAGTTTCTTTAGAAGCTAATAAAATTAGTGATTCTATCGCCAAGACACCCTTATTAGACGGGGATGCTTCTGGTGGACAAGTTGACGCCTTTAGACATGCATTTTGGATGGCCCGTTTGAATCAAGAAATTGGAAAAGGAGCTGCAAAATCGTTAGGAAAAGCACACGAAAGAGACAATTACAGACAGTTTAAAAAACTACAATTAGAAGATGGAGCAATTCCGGATAAAATATCTTCTGAAATGGACCTGTTTAACAACAATATGGGGCTCAGCTATACAGAAAAAGGAAAGCCCTATCCAAAAGACGGGTTAATCTACCGCATCGCCAATGCCATCTTAGCAGGTAAACACAAGGTTCTAAAAAAAGATGCAAGTGGCTCGTATGTAAACTGTGAAGGAGAAAACTTAGATAAAGAGTTATTAGAAAAGACCTGGGTAAACAACAAATGTTTAGTGGATTCTAATTATAAAAAGGAATAGATGAAACGTATTTATTTTCTTTCAGGAACCATGTGTAATGAAGATTTATGGAAGAAAATTTTTGCGCTAAAAAAAGAATACATTCCCGTTTATATCGACATCACCTCTGCAAGTTCTTTTGATGAAATAAATGATCTCATTTTTCAAGCCATAGATACATCAGCAGTATTGGTCGGTTTTTCTATGGGAGGTTTCGCTGCACTTAATTTTGCAAGATTGAATCCACAAAAAATTTCAAAATTAATTCTTATTGCAGCTAGCGATCAACCCTTATCAGATGCAGAAATTAAATTGCGTAAAAATACCATCCAGCTTCTGCAAGACTATCCTTACAAAGGAATCTCAAAAACCAGAATCAATCAATTTTTACACCCCGATAATCAGACAAACACAGAAATTATCAGGCTGATAAAAAGGATGGATCAAGAACTCGGTAAGGACGTTTTAATTAGACAGTTGAAAGCTACCTCAGAGCGAATAGACATTAGCAAGTCTCTGATCCATTTAACAGCCCCAATTACTTTAGTTGGATCCCAAAATGATGCTCTGGTCTCTTACAAAAAACTAGAAGCAATGGCAAGCAAATTACCTAATGCCAAACTTATTTGTATTGA contains:
- a CDS encoding VPS10 domain-containing protein, with translation MKTTLKTLALFLLSATSTSLIAQKATSASQVQESLTQKEQLTRNSIVKNIPFTNIGPTVMSGRIADIAVNPNDPTEFYAGYASGGLWHTTNNGVTFTPVMDNSQTQNIGDIAVDWKTRTLWVGTGEKNSSRSSYAGIGVLKSTDQGKTWQNMGLPDSHHVSRIIINPNNSNEVLVAVIGHLYSPNAERGVFKTTDGGKTWKKTLYIDQNTGVIDIAFAPNNFNTMYAASWERDRKAWNFVGSGNNSGIYKSTDGGETWKNISGNGFPTGSGVGRIGLAVYDENNVYALHDSQFDYVAKKTNARRAPEALALNSDTFKSMSAEDFVTLDNKDIDTFLKAHGYHDKYRAANIKNFVASRALTPGEVPQFLEDSQLTNAALEVTGAEVFFTSNGGKSWKKKNKEKLSLYSSYGYYFGEIRVHPQDKNAIYILGIGLMKSKDGGETYTSIGKENVHSDHQAMWISPTKKGHLINGNDGGLNMSYDDGESWNKLNYAPVGQFYSVFADNQKPYNVYGGLQDNGVWYGPHNARINKSWHGSGQNPFKSIMGGDGMQVQVDSRDHNIVYTGSQFGSYFRLNLANGKRTYITPRSKVKGETFRFNWQTPILLSPHNQDIVYFGSNKLHRSLNQGNDWETISGDLTSGEKKGNVAYGTLTTISESPFKFGMLYVGSDDGHINLSKDGGTTWENLSGSLPKNLWVSRVIASQHKQERVYATLNGYRWDDFATYVYVSENYGKTWKNIGKTIPTSPVNVIREDPENSEILYLGTDNGLYVSFNRGDNWHPFSNNLPNVAVHDLVIQPEAKHLVVGTHGRSLYTADVSLLQKVTKEISAKEFHAFDIAPVKYNANWGRARFGRFSPAPSAAISYLSKSSAKTTVKVYSGKVLVASMNTNIESGLNAINYDLQFSSRGKKDFEKANKTTIKKADNGHYYLPKGTYSIQLKGVTLPLEIK
- a CDS encoding DUF6973 domain-containing protein; translation: MKKVLFFFAIFLSFQSYSQSNWQRFKELLPGQRTWVLLHPFKAKKAYLVSLEANKISDSIAKTPLLDGDASGGQVDAFRHAFWMARLNQEIGKGAAKSLGKAHERDNYRQFKKLQLEDGAIPDKISSEMDLFNNNMGLSYTEKGKPYPKDGLIYRIANAILAGKHKVLKKDASGSYVNCEGENLDKELLEKTWVNNKCLVDSNYKKE
- a CDS encoding alpha/beta fold hydrolase, whose protein sequence is MKRIYFLSGTMCNEDLWKKIFALKKEYIPVYIDITSASSFDEINDLIFQAIDTSAVLVGFSMGGFAALNFARLNPQKISKLILIAASDQPLSDAEIKLRKNTIQLLQDYPYKGISKTRINQFLHPDNQTNTEIIRLIKRMDQELGKDVLIRQLKATSERIDISKSLIHLTAPITLVGSQNDALVSYKKLEAMASKLPNAKLICIDHAGHMIPLEQPCKLSDILNHEICT